One genomic region from Devosia neptuniae encodes:
- a CDS encoding ABC transporter substrate-binding protein, with protein MTFRMPRRQFLMGSATLAASTSFGLSTAQAQQASLRLAFWGGQDRANRTYAVVDKFTEQTGTAIDGEFIAWDDYWTRLATQVSGGSAPDVLQMDYRYIVEYASRGAIAPLDDFIGSTLKLDDFDEDQVAGGRVNGKLYGVSLGSNSAAMIYNATVFEEVGIAPPDLTTTYDDYRAMGEAFAAANVRNGIKVLSDSSGSDVVFENWLRQNGSALYTPEGAIGFDETALVDWFRLWAGLRDAGVIVSAEDQALSTASAESSMIITNKAATTPIHSNELVVYQGISPDQLGLASYPLISDGAGGHYRKPSQFFSVSGASQNAEQAAAFISYFVNDPAAAKLLGVERGVPCTQTARDAVANELSPESRAALDFVISLGALVGPLPPSPPPPPARSARLLAISPRRLPLACAHPKMPPRPSSPTQPPSLPAVADRSRLAGTPLAR; from the coding sequence ATGACTTTTCGTATGCCCCGCCGTCAGTTTCTTATGGGCAGCGCAACGCTCGCCGCATCCACGTCTTTCGGCCTGTCCACGGCCCAAGCCCAACAGGCCTCGCTGCGCCTGGCCTTCTGGGGCGGCCAGGACCGGGCAAACCGGACCTATGCAGTGGTCGACAAATTCACCGAGCAAACCGGAACGGCCATCGATGGCGAATTCATCGCCTGGGACGATTACTGGACCCGCCTTGCCACCCAGGTCTCGGGCGGTTCCGCGCCGGACGTGCTGCAGATGGACTACCGCTATATCGTCGAATATGCCTCGCGCGGTGCCATCGCGCCGCTGGATGATTTCATCGGCAGCACGCTCAAGCTGGACGATTTCGACGAAGACCAGGTCGCTGGCGGCCGCGTCAATGGCAAGCTCTATGGCGTCTCACTCGGCAGCAATTCGGCCGCGATGATCTATAATGCCACGGTTTTCGAGGAGGTCGGCATAGCGCCACCGGACCTCACAACCACCTATGATGATTACCGCGCCATGGGCGAGGCTTTTGCCGCCGCCAATGTCCGCAACGGCATCAAGGTCCTGTCAGACTCTTCCGGCAGCGATGTCGTTTTTGAAAACTGGCTCCGCCAAAATGGTTCGGCCCTTTATACCCCAGAAGGCGCCATCGGTTTCGACGAGACGGCATTGGTGGATTGGTTCCGTCTCTGGGCCGGTCTGCGCGATGCCGGCGTCATCGTTTCCGCCGAAGATCAGGCGCTCAGCACCGCCTCGGCGGAATCGAGCATGATCATCACCAACAAGGCGGCGACCACCCCGATCCACTCCAATGAATTGGTGGTCTATCAAGGCATCAGCCCAGACCAGCTGGGCTTGGCCAGCTATCCTTTGATCAGCGATGGCGCCGGCGGGCATTACCGCAAACCCTCGCAGTTCTTCTCCGTCAGCGGCGCCTCGCAAAATGCCGAACAGGCGGCGGCGTTCATTTCCTATTTCGTCAACGATCCAGCTGCCGCCAAGCTGCTCGGCGTCGAGCGCGGTGTGCCCTGCACCCAGACTGCGCGGGACGCCGTCGCCAATGAGCTATCGCCGGAAAGCCGGGCCGCCCTCGATTTCGTTATCTCGCTTGGTGCCTTGGTCGGCCCGCTACCGCCATCCCCTCCCCCGCCGCCGGCGAGGTCAGCAAGGCTCTTGGCAATATCTCCCAGGAGATTGCCTTTGGCATGCGCTCACCCGAAGATGCCGCCCAGACCTTCGTCGCCGACGCAGCCGCCATCCTTGCCCGCAGTAGCGGATCGTAGTCGGTTGGCGGGGACACCGCTGGCGAGATAG
- a CDS encoding LysR family transcriptional regulator, with translation MDKLLRQFIAIAETGSIRAATAVLNVTQPTLTVNMRKLEADLNARLFVRSARGVRLTPYGEVIYENARLMQRLDDNMRKSVEEMRVRNERGISIGSGYSWWTVFVRDVLLRYQQRNPKAPLQVSLGDQLRCLDQLLSGDISLFISHEIRGLNAGIGAQFIRLSQVYNGVFVRDGHPLLGAVRTREEIEAYPVVTSSLAESRHQRFFDENWRRQRGETPFGRESYIFGSNSISACLDYLRNTDAFLRISNVIAPYFAEQGIIEVKQAGTLASIPMGIYVLAERRGEKRLEDVLEWLIAACREALPPSQD, from the coding sequence ATGGATAAGCTCTTGCGACAGTTCATCGCCATTGCCGAGACCGGCAGTATTCGGGCGGCCACGGCTGTGCTCAACGTCACCCAGCCAACGCTGACCGTGAACATGCGCAAGCTCGAAGCGGATCTGAATGCGCGGCTGTTCGTTCGCTCGGCGCGGGGTGTGCGGCTCACACCCTATGGCGAGGTGATCTACGAAAACGCCCGGCTGATGCAGCGGCTTGACGACAATATGCGCAAGTCAGTGGAAGAGATGCGCGTCCGCAATGAGCGGGGAATCAGCATTGGCAGCGGCTATTCGTGGTGGACCGTATTCGTGCGCGATGTCCTGCTGCGCTATCAGCAGCGCAATCCGAAGGCGCCGCTGCAGGTGAGCCTGGGCGATCAACTCCGCTGTCTCGACCAGTTGCTGTCGGGCGATATCTCGCTTTTTATATCGCACGAAATCCGCGGGCTGAACGCCGGCATCGGCGCGCAGTTCATCCGGCTGAGTCAGGTCTACAACGGGGTGTTCGTCCGCGACGGGCACCCTTTGCTAGGTGCGGTCCGCACGCGTGAGGAAATTGAAGCCTATCCGGTAGTGACCAGTTCCCTGGCGGAAAGCCGGCATCAGCGCTTCTTTGACGAGAACTGGCGTCGGCAACGTGGCGAAACACCGTTTGGCCGCGAAAGCTACATTTTTGGCTCGAACTCTATTTCGGCCTGCCTCGACTATTTACGCAACACTGACGCCTTCTTGCGCATCTCCAACGTCATCGCGCCGTATTTTGCAGAACAGGGCATAATAGAGGTGAAGCAGGCCGGAACATTGGCGAGCATCCCCATGGGCATATATGTGTTGGCTGAAAGACGCGGGGAGAAGCGCCTGGAGGATGTGTTGGAATGGCTGATCGCGGCCTGCCGCGAAGCGCTACCGCCGTCGCAGGATTAG